CCGCTACGCGTCTGGGACGTGGGCATCAACACCCGCTTCTCGGTCTTGCCTTGCATATTCGGGACCACCGCCAGCACTGGCAGGGTGAGCCGCTGCCGCAGCTCGTGGCCATCGCGGATGCTGTCGTCACGCATCTCGAGGACCACACCGGTGAGAACGCCGAGGCCCAGGGCGACCAGCAGCGCGATGAGCATTCCGCCGAAGCGGTCCGGCCGGGCCGGGACGGCGGGCACGCCCGCCGGGGAGATGACGTTGAACAGGCTCTGGGCCGTCTTGGCCTCCAGCCCCTCGGCGATCTCCGCCTCCACCCGGCGCGACACCACGCTCTGGTACTTCGTGCGGGCAATCTCGTAGTCCCGGTTCAGCACCCCCAGCTCGTGCGCCCAGCGCGGGGTGTTGTCCAAGCGCTTCTGGAAGGCCTCGGCCTGGGTCTGCAGGTCCTTGATCTCTCCCTGAATGGCATCGATGAGGGTGGCGACGCGGGCCCGCTCCTGGCGGTCGGCCACCAGTCGGCCCTCGGCATCCTTGCGGCGCACCGTCATGGTCTCCAGCTCGCTGTTCAGGCGCTTCACCTCAGGGTGGTCCTCCGTCCACGTGGTGCGGGCGTTGACCAGGGAGCGGGACAGCCCGCTCTCGGCGGCCTCCAGGCGGCCGGCCTCGCTGTCGGCGGCGTTGCGAGCACGGGCCAGATCCGAGCGCCGGGCCTCCGCCGCGCGCAGCTCCTCGGACTTGGTCTGCATGAGCTGGCTCACGCGCTCCAGGCCGCGCATGTTCATCTCCAGCTGCTCGGGCAGCTCACCCATGTGGTCCACCTTGAACTGGGCGATGCGGCGCTCCCAGGTGGACACGCTCTTGGCCAGAGCGTCCATCTCCTCGGAGAAGAGCTGGGTGGCGCGCGAGGCCTGGGCCTGGCGCAGCTTCAGCGTCTCCTCGGCGAAGAGGGCCGGCAGGCGGTTGGCCACCTGCGAGGCCACCTGCGGATCCCGGCTGGTGTACGTCAGCTCGAAGGCGTTCTCGCCCTCCACGCGCACCGTGAGATCCTTGCGCATCTGCACGACCGCGCTCTCGATGCCCTTCTCCGAGACGAGCTCCGGATAGAGGTTCATCTCCTCGATGGCCTTCTGCAGCACCGGCCGCGCCATCAGCTCCTGCCGGACCGTGAGCAACCGCTGCTCGATGAGCTCGCTCACGGTGCGCTGCACCATCTCCTCGCCTGGCCTCTGAGGCTCCACGCGAACCACCGAGGATGCCTCGTACATGTTCGGCCGGGTCATCACCACGGCCGCTCCCACCGCGAACACCGCGGCCGTGATGGCTCCCACCAGGGCCTTGCGGCGCCAAAGGGCTGCCAGCACCTGGTCCCCCGTCATCCCACGCTCCATGATCCTCTCCTCCTCACTCAGGTGCACTACCAAGCCGTGATCATCAACCGGACCGCCGCGACATTGCGCGTCAGGTCCACACCGTCCGCCGCTTCGCCATTGCCCACCTGGGCAATACGGTCCACGGCCGCCTGCAGCGTCAGGTACCGGCTCAGCCGGTAATCAACGCCGCCTCCCACTGCATAGCCCTGCGAAACCTCTGCTGAACTGCCCAGGCTGAACACTCCCTGCCCCGGCGCGCGGCCGTTGCGGAAGTAGCTTCCCGCGCCGTACACCGACAGCCGCTCACTGAAGCGGCGTGCCATCACCAGCGACGCGTAGTCGGCCCACAGCGTGTTGGTGAAGCCGCTGGCACCCACCAGGTCGTGCCCCGCCAGCAAGCCCAGATCAAACAACTCACCTTCCCG
This genomic window from Stigmatella ashevillena contains:
- a CDS encoding GumC family protein, with protein sequence MERGMTGDQVLAALWRRKALVGAITAAVFAVGAAVVMTRPNMYEASSVVRVEPQRPGEEMVQRTVSELIEQRLLTVRQELMARPVLQKAIEEMNLYPELVSEKGIESAVVQMRKDLTVRVEGENAFELTYTSRDPQVASQVANRLPALFAEETLKLRQAQASRATQLFSEEMDALAKSVSTWERRIAQFKVDHMGELPEQLEMNMRGLERVSQLMQTKSEELRAAEARRSDLARARNAADSEAGRLEAAESGLSRSLVNARTTWTEDHPEVKRLNSELETMTVRRKDAEGRLVADRQERARVATLIDAIQGEIKDLQTQAEAFQKRLDNTPRWAHELGVLNRDYEIARTKYQSVVSRRVEAEIAEGLEAKTAQSLFNVISPAGVPAVPARPDRFGGMLIALLVALGLGVLTGVVLEMRDDSIRDGHELRQRLTLPVLAVVPNMQGKTEKRVLMPTSQTRSGISSPTTLN